Proteins from a genomic interval of Paenibacillus sp. FSL R5-0623:
- a CDS encoding glucoamylase family protein, protein MKKVKQFSFILTFCLLANLALTPMASAGDSSNLIGFRAELKAIAYKTYTFFEEYTDQNTGLTYDEVRHTENGIEEAKRTSPTNIAMYMMSTVSAQQMGIISKKEAVHRLQTTINSLEKLEKWNGLFYNWYNTDDGSVKKDWGQFISQVDNGWLSAGLIVVGQAYEELHGETSKLVENMNYTPLYDPEFGQFRGGYDVAKGALTDHHYGMFYTEPRVGSYIAIGKGDVPQDHWWKMYRTLPQEWDWQAQIPQGKSVKYDGVDVFEGSYVYKDKKFIPSWGGSMFEALMPGMVIKEKDLGTQALGLNNQRHVELQIKYAKEKGYAAWGFSPSATPTGYSEFAATPLGTSGYKDGATVTAHATFLALDYAPEAVRKNIKALKNFKMFGKYGFYDSVNVETGELAKAYLALDQGMIMVSIANYLQDGVIRDYFHSDVIGQTPEKLLKKEVFYIQ, encoded by the coding sequence ATGAAAAAGGTAAAACAATTCAGCTTTATTTTAACTTTTTGTCTGTTAGCTAATCTAGCTTTAACTCCTATGGCTTCAGCAGGTGACTCAAGCAATTTAATTGGATTTCGAGCAGAATTGAAAGCGATTGCATATAAGACCTATACGTTTTTTGAGGAATATACGGATCAGAACACTGGTTTGACTTACGATGAAGTACGGCACACTGAAAACGGGATAGAAGAAGCTAAACGTACCTCGCCGACAAACATCGCAATGTATATGATGAGTACCGTTTCAGCCCAACAAATGGGCATTATTTCAAAGAAAGAAGCTGTACATCGTCTGCAAACGACTATAAATTCCCTCGAAAAGTTAGAAAAGTGGAACGGTCTATTTTATAACTGGTATAACACAGATGACGGATCAGTGAAGAAAGATTGGGGCCAATTTATTTCCCAAGTCGATAATGGCTGGTTATCCGCTGGTTTAATTGTTGTTGGGCAAGCCTATGAAGAACTTCATGGGGAAACAAGCAAGTTGGTCGAAAATATGAATTATACTCCGCTATACGATCCTGAATTCGGCCAATTCCGCGGCGGTTATGATGTGGCTAAAGGCGCGCTGACGGACCACCATTATGGGATGTTTTATACGGAACCACGTGTAGGCAGCTATATTGCTATTGGGAAAGGTGACGTTCCCCAAGATCATTGGTGGAAGATGTATCGCACATTACCTCAAGAATGGGATTGGCAAGCTCAGATTCCTCAAGGTAAATCCGTTAAGTACGATGGAGTGGATGTGTTTGAAGGAAGTTATGTATACAAGGATAAAAAGTTCATACCAAGCTGGGGAGGCAGTATGTTTGAAGCCCTTATGCCAGGTATGGTCATAAAGGAAAAAGACCTGGGTACTCAAGCTTTGGGATTGAACAACCAGCGTCATGTCGAATTGCAGATCAAATATGCCAAAGAGAAAGGGTATGCAGCATGGGGGTTTTCACCTTCTGCAACTCCCACAGGATACAGTGAGTTTGCAGCAACGCCGTTAGGTACCTCAGGTTATAAAGATGGAGCAACGGTAACAGCACACGCAACATTCCTTGCTCTGGATTATGCCCCAGAAGCTGTTCGAAAGAACATTAAAGCTTTAAAGAACTTCAAAATGTTTGGCAAATATGGGTTCTATGACTCAGTCAATGTTGAAACAGGAGAACTTGCAAAAGCTTATCTGGCACTGGATCAAGGGATGATTATGGTGTCGATCGCCAATTATCTTCAAGATGGCGTTATACGCGATTATTTTCACAGTGATGTGATAGGGCAGACGCCAGAAAAATTATTGAAAAAAGAAGTGTTTTACATCCAATGA
- a CDS encoding SPFH domain-containing protein has translation MAIIDVIKYDGSPDVFAWKHPETELGTWTQLIVNQSQQAILFKDGRALDMFGPGRHTLSTANIPILNRLVNLPFGGKSPFAAEVWYVNQVSALDVKWGTANPIQIQDPKYNIIVPVRTFGQMGIKISDSRKFLVKLVGTLPEFNQANMINYFRGLIIMNINSMLSSYLIHRKVSVLEINAYIAEISRHFADTIASTFEEFGIELINLYIHNVNLPEEDPSVIRLREALARKAEMDIIGYTYQQERSFDTLEGAAKNEGSMQSDIMGAGLGMGMGVGLGGSFSGEMSQMSKVMSTKETPAVSICKQCHHPNQENSSFCSKCGNSLAEKSVATTDCNNCGHALPQGTKFCPNCGDKYHACPSCGADNAENALECIQCHQPMPSPCPNCNHMNSGHTKFCGNCGTSLSLKCSRCQHEVKPGQKFCLDCGNNLQEGGQAQ, from the coding sequence ATGGCGATTATTGACGTAATTAAGTATGATGGCTCACCTGATGTATTTGCTTGGAAACATCCCGAGACTGAACTGGGAACATGGACTCAGTTAATTGTGAATCAATCTCAACAAGCAATTCTTTTCAAGGATGGAAGAGCGCTTGATATGTTTGGACCCGGAAGGCATACGCTGAGTACTGCGAATATCCCAATCTTGAACCGACTCGTTAACCTTCCGTTCGGAGGAAAGTCACCTTTTGCAGCAGAAGTATGGTATGTCAATCAAGTAAGCGCATTGGACGTTAAATGGGGAACGGCGAATCCGATTCAGATCCAGGATCCCAAGTATAATATTATTGTTCCCGTAAGAACATTTGGACAAATGGGAATTAAAATTTCGGATTCACGAAAATTTCTGGTCAAGCTTGTGGGAACACTGCCTGAGTTTAACCAAGCTAATATGATTAATTACTTCCGTGGGTTGATTATCATGAATATTAACTCCATGTTGTCATCATATCTAATACATAGAAAAGTAAGTGTTTTGGAGATCAATGCATATATCGCCGAGATATCACGACATTTTGCAGATACGATAGCTTCTACTTTTGAAGAATTTGGTATTGAGTTAATCAACCTGTATATTCACAATGTCAATCTCCCCGAAGAAGACCCTTCAGTCATTCGATTAAGAGAAGCGTTGGCACGCAAAGCTGAGATGGATATCATTGGGTACACATATCAGCAAGAACGTTCGTTTGATACGCTTGAAGGTGCAGCGAAGAATGAAGGAAGCATGCAGTCAGACATCATGGGCGCAGGGCTTGGTATGGGGATGGGAGTTGGTCTAGGGGGTTCTTTCAGTGGCGAGATGTCCCAGATGTCTAAAGTGATGTCTACGAAGGAAACGCCTGCAGTAAGTATATGTAAGCAGTGTCATCATCCGAATCAGGAGAACAGCTCTTTTTGCAGCAAATGTGGCAATTCATTAGCCGAAAAATCGGTAGCAACAACAGATTGCAACAATTGTGGACATGCCTTGCCACAGGGAACCAAATTCTGTCCTAACTGTGGCGACAAATACCATGCATGTCCATCATGTGGGGCGGATAATGCGGAGAACGCATTGGAATGTATCCAATGTCATCAACCGATGCCTAGCCCATGCCCAAATTGTAACCATATGAATTCCGGTCATACAAAATTCTGTGGCAACTGTGGCACAAGTTTAAGCTTGAAATGTAGTCGGTGCCAACATGAAGTAAAACCCGGCCAGAAGTTCTGTCTCGATTGCGGAAACAATCTGCAAGAAGGAGGACAGGCACAGTGA
- a CDS encoding DUF6809 family protein has product MGNIIEELYYGNLRPEENIVPKDSEYRSINKEITAYIEKFKRELSEDDFKQLEKLLDMTDQVHSMHSKEAFASGFKIGTLIMIESGSSS; this is encoded by the coding sequence GTGGGAAATATAATAGAAGAATTATATTACGGTAACCTGAGACCAGAGGAGAATATTGTTCCTAAAGATTCGGAGTATCGATCTATTAATAAGGAGATTACAGCTTATATCGAAAAATTCAAGAGAGAGCTTTCGGAGGATGACTTTAAACAGTTGGAGAAACTATTAGATATGACAGATCAAGTTCACTCTATGCATTCAAAAGAGGCTTTTGCGAGTGGTTTCAAAATTGGGACGTTGATTATGATCGAGAGTGGATCCTCAAGCTAA
- a CDS encoding serine hydrolase: protein MSSKLQQIIPPLDLRSCLVSVRDEIMFEHYRNQEAAIDIAKINSCTKSVLSALICIAMDKGLLPEASTPISTFFPQLTSDPDPRKPSITLEQLLTMTAGFNWDEFGRQNSFPRMTRTDHWVDFALEQSLSHVPGTYMEYNSGVSQILSAILMQNAGMNVAEFAERYLFDPLGIKHYEWESDPQGVHTGGFGLKMLPVDLLKFGQLFLQQGMWEGESLISSDLVFRSTQPFVTVTPPNHGSYAWHWWVDVYPNERPDSENIAAEDDKPNLHYYYARGFGGQYVYIVPELELVTVLTNDKRKKEKPPLDVFPRLIAPELWKML, encoded by the coding sequence ATGTCATCCAAGTTACAACAGATCATTCCGCCGCTGGATCTGCGAAGCTGTCTGGTCAGCGTACGCGATGAGATCATGTTCGAACACTACCGCAACCAAGAGGCTGCGATCGATATTGCAAAAATCAATTCATGTACCAAGAGTGTGCTGTCCGCGCTCATCTGTATAGCGATGGATAAAGGCTTGTTGCCAGAGGCATCAACCCCAATCTCCACCTTTTTTCCACAGTTGACATCCGATCCTGATCCTCGTAAACCTTCGATCACACTGGAACAACTGCTCACCATGACAGCCGGATTCAACTGGGACGAGTTCGGCAGGCAGAATTCATTCCCTCGCATGACTCGCACCGATCATTGGGTGGATTTTGCATTGGAACAAAGCCTAAGCCATGTACCCGGTACATATATGGAGTATAACTCAGGAGTCTCACAGATCCTATCCGCCATCCTGATGCAAAATGCAGGTATGAATGTAGCCGAGTTCGCAGAACGTTATCTTTTTGACCCGCTCGGGATTAAGCATTATGAATGGGAAAGCGACCCTCAAGGTGTACATACTGGCGGATTCGGTCTTAAGATGTTACCCGTAGATCTGCTAAAATTCGGTCAGCTGTTTCTACAGCAAGGGATGTGGGAGGGGGAGTCTCTCATTTCAAGTGATCTCGTATTCCGTTCGACGCAGCCTTTCGTTACAGTCACTCCACCGAATCATGGCAGTTATGCTTGGCATTGGTGGGTGGATGTCTATCCGAACGAAAGGCCTGACTCCGAAAATATTGCTGCTGAAGACGACAAACCCAATCTCCATTATTATTACGCGCGAGGATTTGGTGGTCAGTATGTATATATTGTCCCAGAGCTCGAACTTGTTACCGTGTTAACCAATGACAAACGAAAGAAAGAGAAACCTCCGCTGGATGTTTTTCCTCGATTAATCGCCCCTGAGCTATGGAAAATGTTATAA
- a CDS encoding serine hydrolase produces the protein MLNAVELTTKVEEVMERVNFSGVVLLQQAGKTLLNMKRGYANRSEELANQVDTRFGIASGCKIFTAVSVCQLIEAGKLSANSKLNDVLDVEFPLWNEGITIHQLLTHTSGIPDYFDEEVMEDFSELWKDRPVYAMRRLSDFLPMFQHLPMKSAPGERFHYNNAGFIVLGLIVEQHSGLSFTDYVEEHIFKRCGMKDSGYFLTNQLPRNTALGYIDHEDGSWNTNMFSIPVNGGSDGGAYVTAPDMIRFWDALLGHQLLNEETTQQLLTPHAHQEDEEYYGHGIWIDRKEEDIFKLHVMGFDPGVSFMSSVYPDYGLQLVVVSNQESGPYPITIAIEEALA, from the coding sequence ATGTTGAATGCAGTAGAGCTGACAACAAAAGTAGAAGAAGTCATGGAACGCGTGAATTTTTCGGGTGTTGTATTACTCCAGCAAGCCGGGAAAACTCTTTTGAATATGAAACGTGGTTATGCGAATCGCAGTGAAGAGCTTGCCAATCAGGTGGACACACGTTTTGGGATTGCATCAGGATGTAAGATCTTCACGGCAGTGAGTGTATGCCAACTAATTGAAGCGGGTAAGTTATCTGCTAATTCCAAGCTGAACGATGTGTTGGATGTGGAGTTTCCACTATGGAACGAAGGGATCACCATTCACCAGTTGTTAACACACACGTCAGGCATTCCGGATTATTTCGATGAAGAAGTGATGGAAGACTTTTCAGAATTATGGAAAGACAGACCCGTCTACGCGATGCGGCGATTAAGTGACTTTCTGCCCATGTTTCAACATCTGCCAATGAAGTCTGCGCCGGGTGAACGTTTTCATTACAATAATGCGGGTTTCATTGTGCTGGGGCTTATCGTGGAACAACATTCAGGACTGTCGTTTACAGATTATGTGGAGGAGCACATTTTCAAAAGGTGTGGCATGAAGGACTCCGGTTATTTCTTAACAAATCAGCTTCCGCGTAACACAGCTTTAGGGTATATCGATCATGAAGATGGCTCTTGGAACACTAATATGTTCTCCATTCCTGTCAACGGTGGATCAGATGGTGGAGCCTATGTTACGGCACCGGATATGATTCGATTCTGGGATGCTTTGCTGGGTCACCAATTGTTAAATGAAGAGACGACACAGCAGTTATTAACTCCACACGCTCATCAAGAGGATGAAGAGTATTATGGGCACGGTATTTGGATTGACCGCAAGGAGGAAGACATTTTCAAACTTCATGTCATGGGATTTGATCCAGGGGTGTCGTTCATGTCTTCCGTGTATCCGGACTATGGTCTACAACTGGTTGTGGTCTCTAATCAAGAGTCTGGTCCATATCCAATAACAATAGCCATCGAAGAAGCTTTGGCATGA
- a CDS encoding TetR/AcrR family transcriptional regulator, whose product MPKIVDHEAQRKIVADAAIRVIRVNGLEHATVRNIAKEAGLSVGSMRHYFATQAELFTFCMNLFAERVQKRVEALQMSGSVLQDMKNLLLQFLPLDDDRMMEMEVWFSFTAKLLVYPELKKLSDQMHQGMYRSVQWVIHELQKQGMTHPELDAEMEIEKLYALVDGLAIHILMQPDRLTVQRVEQVIDQHLSMLCQT is encoded by the coding sequence ATGCCAAAAATCGTAGATCATGAAGCTCAAAGGAAAATCGTTGCTGATGCAGCCATCCGGGTCATTCGAGTGAACGGACTGGAGCATGCTACAGTTCGGAATATAGCGAAGGAAGCGGGACTATCTGTAGGTTCCATGCGTCATTATTTTGCCACACAGGCCGAATTGTTCACCTTTTGCATGAATCTTTTTGCAGAACGGGTACAGAAAAGGGTGGAGGCGTTACAGATGAGTGGATCTGTACTGCAGGATATGAAGAATTTGCTCTTGCAATTTCTCCCGTTGGACGATGATAGAATGATGGAAATGGAGGTTTGGTTTTCGTTTACAGCCAAATTATTGGTGTACCCCGAATTAAAAAAGTTAAGTGATCAGATGCATCAGGGGATGTATCGATCGGTTCAATGGGTGATACATGAGTTGCAGAAGCAGGGGATGACACATCCTGAACTGGATGCCGAGATGGAGATAGAGAAGTTATATGCTCTTGTGGATGGGCTCGCCATTCATATCCTAATGCAGCCAGATAGACTTACGGTACAACGAGTGGAACAAGTAATTGATCAGCATTTGAGCATGCTATGTCAAACTTAA
- a CDS encoding alpha/beta hydrolase, which produces MLLLIGAAFLYEWFASSQAKKDFLPPGTLVQVGGYQLHIHKQGNGSPTILMEAGSGETSLSWRDIPAELAQHATVVTYDRAGYAWSESAPTERTGANIIKDLHAALEKENIRGPYVMVGHSLGGMYARLFAQTYSNEVQSLVLIDARPEDDERNTKALLEQAQFQGNPPASLLSLLKVSGAFRLFPDFMLDGLVAKQDRDTFVNVIATPSYFHAKEEEALHAHSTEDAIRGKRLGSIPVRIIARGRPQDYASAGIPVDIGQKLESIWQSGQRNMLNISKDSQLIEATRSGHMIIHDEPELVVKTILELISDK; this is translated from the coding sequence ATGCTACTACTGATCGGTGCCGCATTCCTCTATGAGTGGTTTGCTTCGTCGCAGGCCAAAAAGGACTTTCTACCTCCAGGTACACTCGTTCAAGTCGGCGGTTACCAGCTACACATTCATAAACAAGGCAACGGTTCGCCGACCATACTTATGGAGGCTGGAAGTGGTGAGACCAGTTTGTCGTGGAGAGATATTCCTGCGGAACTGGCCCAACATGCAACGGTGGTCACGTATGATCGCGCAGGATATGCCTGGAGTGAATCTGCACCTACAGAACGTACAGGTGCAAATATCATCAAAGATTTACATGCTGCTCTGGAGAAGGAGAACATACGCGGCCCTTACGTTATGGTAGGTCATTCTCTTGGGGGTATGTATGCTAGACTCTTTGCACAGACCTATTCAAATGAGGTTCAGAGCCTTGTCCTCATTGATGCGCGACCTGAGGATGATGAACGGAACACAAAGGCTTTGTTGGAACAGGCTCAGTTTCAGGGAAACCCGCCTGCCTCCTTGTTATCTTTACTGAAGGTATCTGGCGCTTTCAGATTATTTCCAGACTTTATGCTTGATGGTCTGGTTGCCAAGCAAGATCGGGATACTTTTGTTAATGTGATTGCTACCCCTTCCTATTTTCACGCCAAAGAAGAAGAAGCCCTCCACGCCCATTCAACAGAAGATGCCATTCGTGGCAAACGTCTTGGATCAATCCCTGTACGTATCATTGCACGCGGACGTCCTCAAGACTATGCTAGTGCAGGGATTCCGGTTGACATTGGGCAGAAGCTCGAATCCATATGGCAATCGGGACAACGTAACATGTTGAATATATCGAAGGATAGTCAGCTCATTGAGGCGACCCGCAGTGGTCATATGATTATTCATGATGAACCTGAACTGGTTGTGAAAACAATCCTTGAGCTAATCTCTGATAAGTAG
- a CDS encoding DUF1361 domain-containing protein: MRKLNYIRIFIFLSVVTIVTLGLYYVAADWLDQRYFRFLIWNLFLGWIPFVFSYAAYLLSDVKWKGAAWLAVASGLLWLLFFPNSSYIVTDLVHLTARSSRYYGGNGVDYTYWYDLSVVLMFVWTGLLLGFLSMYQLQEVIYHRIGRWASWIFVLAGCALGSYGVLLGRVYRLNSWDALTNRETLIELMHESVSRPSLAFCLFFGTFIITIYATLYYLINTRSPREMKKRAGSPESDLHALR, translated from the coding sequence TTGAGAAAACTGAATTATATTCGCATATTTATTTTCCTTAGTGTGGTCACAATAGTAACGCTAGGGTTGTACTATGTAGCCGCAGATTGGCTGGATCAGCGTTATTTCCGCTTCCTGATCTGGAATCTGTTCTTGGGCTGGATTCCTTTTGTGTTCTCTTATGCAGCCTATCTTCTAAGTGATGTGAAATGGAAAGGTGCCGCGTGGCTTGCAGTCGCAAGTGGTCTGCTGTGGTTGTTATTTTTCCCGAACTCCTCTTATATTGTTACGGATCTGGTTCATCTGACAGCGAGGAGTTCCCGGTATTATGGTGGGAACGGAGTGGACTACACGTATTGGTACGACTTGAGTGTTGTATTAATGTTTGTCTGGACTGGACTTCTGCTTGGATTCCTGTCGATGTATCAGCTTCAGGAAGTGATCTATCACCGAATTGGGCGCTGGGCATCCTGGATCTTTGTACTGGCAGGCTGTGCTTTGGGAAGTTACGGGGTATTGCTTGGACGTGTATATCGACTGAATAGCTGGGACGCACTGACGAATCGCGAGACGCTGATTGAACTGATGCACGAGAGTGTAAGCCGCCCGTCTCTAGCGTTTTGCCTGTTTTTTGGCACGTTTATCATTACGATCTATGCCACATTGTATTATCTGATCAATACGAGGTCTCCCCGTGAAATGAAGAAGAGGGCAGGAAGTCCCGAGTCGGACCTGCATGCCTTACGCTAA
- a CDS encoding spore coat protein has protein sequence MNHGGHEMFDVHEILSSTINVLDQYMIFRTFVQSQELIGILDRQYNFILSQYNLTAECFASGQKPHQETATYMIPNIVPPVYGLKPSAPKKPNQSLADVKDAGISGHMLGLIKSHASLLGMTCNEITNGTVRRVVASQIQHFIEMAYEIFMFQNKNAYYQVPQLTPSDTQQMLQAYIPATGAPQMPNSSNKPLH, from the coding sequence ATGAATCATGGCGGCCATGAGATGTTCGATGTGCATGAGATTCTGTCCTCCACCATTAACGTGCTGGATCAATACATGATCTTTCGTACATTTGTGCAGAGCCAGGAACTGATTGGCATTCTGGACCGGCAGTACAATTTCATCTTATCCCAGTACAATCTGACAGCAGAGTGCTTTGCATCCGGACAGAAGCCTCATCAAGAGACGGCAACCTATATGATCCCCAACATCGTACCACCAGTATATGGCCTTAAGCCCTCAGCACCGAAAAAGCCAAACCAGAGCTTGGCTGATGTAAAGGATGCCGGAATTAGTGGTCATATGCTGGGACTGATCAAATCACATGCCAGTCTGCTCGGCATGACCTGCAACGAGATCACAAATGGAACGGTTCGCCGAGTCGTCGCTTCGCAGATCCAGCATTTTATCGAGATGGCCTATGAAATTTTCATGTTCCAGAATAAAAACGCCTATTATCAAGTACCTCAACTCACTCCAAGTGATACACAACAAATGCTTCAGGCATATATTCCAGCAACCGGAGCACCTCAGATGCCTAATAGTAGTAATAAGCCACTTCATTAA
- a CDS encoding sigma-70 family RNA polymerase sigma factor, with protein sequence MNSNLHANEPDVSSLDVGELYIRYKKYAFTIAYRMLGSVVEAEDIVQDCFAGIQSTSAQDIRNPKSYIARLVVNRSLNLLNSARNQRESYVGEWLPEPMGDSEEANMPEETMEKKELISYAYLVMLERLSSMERAVFVLREAFRYDYSEIADWLGKTESNCRQIFSRARRNLPEKLPLIEQSDADMIAKGELLSRFTTAFLRYDVSAMLELLADQPVFTADGGGVVHTVMRTMNVHKGVLALLTSRRVLTRLREREWVPMWINGELQLALMKEGQLSEVLCLELDAFRERIEGVYLVVNPNKLTSIDTSTL encoded by the coding sequence ATGAATTCCAATCTCCACGCCAATGAGCCAGATGTGTCTTCTCTGGATGTTGGTGAGTTGTATATTCGTTATAAAAAATATGCATTTACAATAGCTTACCGCATGTTGGGCAGTGTGGTAGAAGCTGAAGATATTGTGCAAGATTGCTTTGCGGGGATTCAGAGCACGTCTGCTCAGGATATTCGAAATCCCAAGTCCTACATCGCCAGATTGGTTGTGAACCGAAGCTTGAATCTGCTAAATTCCGCGCGTAATCAGCGGGAAAGTTATGTTGGTGAGTGGCTGCCAGAGCCGATGGGTGACAGTGAAGAGGCGAACATGCCAGAGGAAACGATGGAGAAAAAAGAGCTGATCTCCTACGCCTATCTGGTCATGTTGGAGCGTCTATCGTCCATGGAACGGGCTGTTTTTGTCCTTCGTGAAGCGTTCCGATATGATTATTCCGAAATAGCGGATTGGCTGGGCAAAACGGAGAGCAACTGCCGTCAAATCTTTAGCCGCGCCAGACGGAACTTGCCTGAAAAACTTCCACTGATCGAGCAGAGTGATGCGGATATGATAGCCAAGGGTGAACTGCTGAGCCGTTTTACAACGGCTTTCCTTCGTTATGACGTCTCTGCCATGCTTGAGTTACTGGCGGATCAGCCTGTATTTACAGCAGATGGAGGTGGCGTTGTGCATACGGTTATGAGAACAATGAACGTGCACAAAGGTGTGCTTGCACTCCTGACCTCACGGCGAGTCCTTACGCGATTGCGTGAAAGAGAATGGGTGCCCATGTGGATCAATGGCGAGCTTCAACTCGCATTGATGAAAGAAGGGCAGTTGTCCGAGGTACTCTGTTTGGAGTTGGACGCTTTCAGAGAGAGGATTGAGGGCGTTTATCTCGTCGTAAATCCAAACAAACTTACATCAATAGACACTTCAACTCTTTGA